From the Gramella sp. Hel_I_59 genome, one window contains:
- a CDS encoding dihydroorotase — MKKVLIKNAKIVNENKITEGDVFIENGIIVEIAESISAKSPDVIIYDAEGTYLIPGLIDDQVHFREPGLTHKENIETGSKAAVAGGITTFIEMPNTLPQATTEELLEDKFSIAEETSYANYSFMFGGTNDNLAEIEKIDPKKVAALKLFLGSSTGNMLVDNEKVLEQIFKKSPVLIAVHCEDEETIQKNLEEAKAKFGDDIPIEMHPKIRSEEACYKSSSKAVALAKKTGARLHVFHVSTAKELSLFNSKKQLKDKKITAEVCIHHLWFNDQDYATKGTLIKWNPAVKTKKDQEALLQGLLDNRLDVLATDHAPHTKEEKKNVYTKAPSGGPLVQHALPALLQMHHQGKISLEKIVEKACHNPAILFQIEKRGFIREGYKADLVLVDLNSPWAVQPDNIYSKCQWSPFEGTTFKSRITHTFVNGNLVYKNFKHQPFTKVAERLTFDR; from the coding sequence ATGAAAAAGGTTTTAATCAAGAACGCTAAGATTGTAAACGAGAATAAGATCACTGAAGGGGATGTGTTCATCGAGAATGGAATTATCGTTGAAATTGCAGAAAGTATAAGTGCAAAATCACCAGATGTAATTATCTATGATGCTGAAGGCACCTATTTGATACCTGGACTAATTGATGACCAGGTACATTTCAGAGAGCCAGGTCTTACTCATAAGGAAAATATAGAAACGGGTTCGAAGGCTGCAGTAGCCGGAGGTATCACTACCTTCATAGAGATGCCGAATACTTTGCCGCAGGCAACGACAGAAGAGTTATTGGAAGATAAATTCAGTATTGCTGAAGAAACTTCTTATGCGAACTATTCGTTTATGTTTGGCGGCACAAATGATAATCTTGCGGAGATCGAAAAAATCGATCCTAAGAAAGTTGCTGCTTTAAAACTTTTCCTGGGTTCCTCTACAGGGAATATGCTAGTGGATAATGAAAAGGTATTGGAACAGATCTTCAAAAAATCTCCTGTACTTATCGCAGTACATTGTGAAGATGAGGAAACCATTCAGAAAAATCTGGAAGAAGCAAAGGCAAAATTTGGTGATGACATTCCTATTGAAATGCATCCGAAAATTAGAAGTGAAGAAGCTTGTTACAAGTCATCTTCTAAAGCTGTAGCTCTTGCGAAAAAAACCGGCGCTAGATTACATGTCTTTCATGTATCTACTGCTAAGGAATTATCCCTATTTAATAGTAAGAAGCAATTAAAGGATAAAAAGATAACGGCTGAGGTTTGTATACATCATTTATGGTTCAACGACCAGGATTATGCAACTAAAGGAACATTGATCAAGTGGAACCCGGCAGTAAAAACCAAGAAAGATCAGGAAGCATTGTTACAGGGGCTTCTGGATAATCGCCTGGATGTACTTGCAACAGATCATGCTCCTCATACTAAAGAAGAAAAGAAGAACGTATATACGAAAGCTCCAAGTGGTGGACCTTTAGTTCAACATGCTTTGCCTGCTTTGCTACAAATGCATCATCAGGGGAAAATATCTCTTGAAAAGATCGTGGAAAAAGCCTGTCATAACCCGGCAATTCTTTTTCAGATTGAAAAAAGAGGTTTTATTCGTGAAGGATACAAAGCAGATCTTGTTCTTGTAGATCTTAATTCACCTTGGGCTGTACAACCAGATAATATCTATTCGAAATGCCAGTGGTCTCCGTTTGAAGGAACAACCTTCAAATCACGTATCACTCATACTTTCGTGAACGGTAACCTGGTTTACAAGAATTTCAAACATCAACCATTTACGAAAGTCGCTGAAAGACTAACATTTGATCGCTAG
- a CDS encoding polyprenol monophosphomannose synthase, translating to MGNGIIIIPTFNEIENIERIVRNVFSQRRKFHVLVVDDNSPDGTATRVRTLMAEFPETLFLEERLGKQGLGTAYIHGFKWALKRDYDFIFEMDADFSHNPNDLIRLYNACKRDGADVAIGSRYITGVNVINWPMNRVLMSWLASRYVRFITGMDIQDTTAGYVCYKSEVLKAINLDRIQFVGYAFQIEMKFKSYLKGFKIIEVPVIFTDRTRGTSKMSGSIISEAVFGVIKMKLKSLFNRKKF from the coding sequence ATGGGAAATGGGATAATTATTATACCCACCTTTAATGAAATAGAGAACATTGAGCGCATTGTGAGAAACGTTTTTTCACAAAGACGCAAGTTTCACGTTCTTGTTGTGGATGATAATTCTCCAGATGGTACAGCAACCAGGGTTCGCACTTTGATGGCTGAATTTCCTGAAACATTGTTCCTTGAAGAAAGATTAGGTAAGCAGGGACTAGGAACTGCTTACATTCACGGATTTAAGTGGGCATTAAAGAGAGATTACGATTTCATCTTTGAAATGGATGCAGATTTCTCGCATAATCCCAACGATCTTATACGACTGTACAATGCCTGTAAGAGAGATGGAGCTGATGTCGCCATTGGTTCGCGCTATATTACCGGTGTTAATGTCATCAACTGGCCTATGAACCGTGTACTCATGTCCTGGTTGGCGTCGAGATATGTTCGGTTCATAACAGGTATGGATATACAGGACACCACGGCGGGGTACGTTTGCTATAAAAGTGAAGTTCTAAAAGCAATAAACCTGGATCGCATACAGTTTGTAGGTTATGCTTTCCAGATAGAAATGAAATTCAAATCCTATTTAAAAGGATTTAAGATTATAGAGGTTCCGGTGATCTTTACAGATAGAACACGAGGAACATCAAAAATGAGCGGCTCCATTATTTCTGAAGCCGTTTTTGGGGTAATAAAAATGAAGTTGAAAAGTCTGTTTAACAGGAAAAAATTCTGA
- a CDS encoding DUF4296 domain-containing protein, protein MIARKSYILLLALSIFLIACQDLDKTEKPDNLIPEEKMVDVLTELSLVHAAKNYNKFKLEQTGIKPDRFVFEKYDIDSLQFEQSSNYYSDQYVIYERIYDSVRGRIKVLKSNYDSLREVEIKREDSLKRLQKDSLQMMDSIMAIPRLRDSVQRSRLKLKDASKSKKVIRDSLIAPVSMEEDRN, encoded by the coding sequence TTGATCGCTAGAAAGTCATACATATTATTACTTGCACTGTCCATCTTTCTGATTGCCTGTCAGGATCTGGATAAGACTGAGAAGCCAGACAACCTCATCCCGGAAGAGAAGATGGTAGATGTGCTTACCGAGTTATCTCTGGTTCATGCAGCTAAGAATTACAATAAATTCAAGCTTGAACAAACTGGTATAAAACCAGACAGATTTGTGTTTGAAAAATATGATATTGATAGTCTTCAATTTGAACAGAGTAGTAATTATTACTCAGATCAATATGTAATCTATGAAAGAATTTACGATTCTGTAAGAGGTCGAATTAAAGTATTGAAATCAAACTATGATTCTTTGCGCGAAGTGGAGATCAAAAGAGAAGATAGCCTAAAACGCTTGCAGAAAGACTCTTTGCAGATGATGGACTCTATAATGGCCATTCCGAGATTAAGAGATTCTGTGCAACGTAGCAGGTTAAAACTGAAAGATGCTAGTAAATCAAAGAAAGTTATTCGGGATAGTCTGATCGCTCCCGTGAGCATGGAGGAGGACCGGAACTAG
- a CDS encoding T9SS type A sorting domain-containing protein produces the protein MKQKYLFSFLLFSFLMLAIPANAQDSLSASARTEISIDGLSIYPNPITGGRVFISSTKNQEKKIEIYNVLGKPVLKTRLRGRELDVSTLTPGIYIIKIEEGRSKATRKLVVK, from the coding sequence ATGAAGCAAAAGTACCTATTTAGCTTTTTATTGTTTAGTTTCCTGATGTTGGCAATCCCTGCGAACGCTCAGGACTCTTTATCTGCTTCAGCTCGAACAGAAATTTCTATCGATGGTTTATCCATTTATCCTAACCCGATTACTGGAGGAAGAGTTTTTATTTCTTCCACTAAAAACCAGGAAAAGAAGATCGAGATCTATAATGTTTTAGGGAAGCCAGTTCTTAAGACCAGATTAAGAGGTAGAGAGTTAGACGTTTCAACACTTACTCCCGGAATTTATATTATTAAGATCGAAGAAGGAAGATCTAAAGCTACCCGCAAACTGGTGGTAAAATAA
- a CDS encoding acyl transferase: MLKNKIFNISSSEEFEKLSLEVYQYQFQHNTVYQKFCKLLKKSPENVLSIREIPFLPIEFFKKENIITEEQKAEITFTSSGTTGAATSKHHVADLRIYEESFLKAFEAFYGSPEDYTFLALLPSYLERTGSSLIYMADALIKRSNKPDSGFYLDDLEDLSEKLKKLDQAGKKVFLIGVSFALLDLVENETFDLQHSIIMETGGMKGRRKEMIREELHQILSSGFGVDHIHSEYGMTELLSQAYSNGNGVFETPNWMNILIRDPEDALSYVQDGKTGGINVIDLANLNSCSFIATQDLGKISGDQIEIMGRFDNSDIRGCNLLVL; the protein is encoded by the coding sequence ATGCTGAAAAATAAAATCTTCAATATTTCTTCTTCAGAAGAATTTGAAAAGCTAAGCCTTGAAGTTTACCAATATCAATTTCAGCATAATACTGTTTATCAAAAATTCTGTAAACTTCTGAAGAAATCACCTGAAAACGTTTTATCTATCAGGGAGATTCCGTTTCTACCCATAGAGTTTTTCAAGAAAGAAAATATCATTACTGAAGAACAGAAAGCAGAGATCACTTTTACCAGCAGCGGAACTACCGGAGCTGCAACCAGCAAGCATCACGTTGCCGATCTTCGCATCTATGAAGAGAGTTTTTTAAAAGCCTTTGAAGCATTCTACGGTTCTCCAGAAGATTATACATTTCTGGCTCTTCTACCAAGTTACCTGGAACGCACAGGAAGTTCCCTTATTTATATGGCAGACGCGCTCATCAAACGGTCAAATAAGCCCGATAGCGGATTTTACCTGGATGACCTGGAAGATCTTTCTGAAAAATTAAAGAAGTTAGACCAGGCTGGAAAGAAAGTATTCCTGATTGGAGTTTCCTTTGCCTTACTAGATCTTGTAGAAAATGAAACTTTTGATCTACAGCATTCCATCATAATGGAAACCGGAGGAATGAAAGGCAGACGCAAGGAAATGATACGAGAAGAACTACACCAAATCTTAAGCTCTGGTTTTGGGGTTGATCATATTCATAGTGAATATGGAATGACTGAACTTTTATCCCAGGCATACTCTAATGGGAATGGAGTTTTTGAAACTCCCAACTGGATGAATATACTTATACGGGATCCGGAAGATGCACTTAGTTACGTACAGGATGGTAAAACCGGTGGTATTAATGTAATAGATCTGGCTAATTTGAACTCCTGTTCATTTATTGCCACCCAGGATCTTGGAAAAATCTCAGGTGACCAGATAGAGATCATGGGGCGTTTTGACAATAGCGACATCAGAGGTTGTAACCTTCTTGTTCTATAA
- a CDS encoding DUF4271 domain-containing protein, producing MQATVRLSEYQDWITITFLLCFGLLVLARVAFPQRFEEFISLLNSGKFIAFKGKENKAFHGFNIILFSVQAIAVSLFIFLVYRYFYETDLQSIVLFIRILTGYTCLILLKAGVEKIIGNIFDIDERIDYYIFQKLSYRNFISILLLFACLFLVYSMEVTGLSLRIIAVTAVLANAFSMFIIYRRNQSAVSVNWFYFILYICALEIAPYIILYKLITI from the coding sequence ATGCAGGCGACGGTAAGATTAAGTGAATATCAGGATTGGATCACGATCACTTTCCTTCTATGCTTTGGCTTGCTGGTATTAGCCCGTGTTGCCTTTCCACAACGTTTTGAAGAATTTATATCGCTTCTCAACTCTGGTAAATTTATAGCCTTTAAAGGAAAGGAGAATAAGGCTTTTCATGGTTTTAACATTATATTATTCTCTGTACAGGCGATCGCAGTCTCTTTATTTATCTTTCTGGTTTACAGGTACTTTTATGAAACAGATCTTCAATCAATCGTTTTGTTTATTCGGATTCTCACAGGTTACACCTGTCTTATTTTATTGAAAGCCGGAGTTGAAAAGATCATTGGCAACATTTTCGATATCGATGAGCGGATAGATTACTATATTTTTCAGAAATTAAGTTATCGCAATTTCATCTCAATCCTTCTTCTTTTCGCGTGCCTTTTCCTGGTTTATAGTATGGAAGTTACCGGCCTCAGCCTTAGGATCATCGCGGTTACGGCTGTACTGGCAAATGCATTTTCAATGTTTATAATCTATAGAAGGAATCAAAGTGCGGTTAGCGTTAATTGGTTCTATTTTATTTTGTACATTTGCGCTCTCGAAATCGCCCCTTATATTATTTTGTACAAGTTAATTACGATCTAA
- the pckA gene encoding phosphoenolpyruvate carboxykinase (ATP), translating to MVDNTQITKTISLEDYGIKNARVHYQLSPEELQKKTIALGQGVESSFGALAVNTGEFTGRSPKDRFIVKDEITEDKVWWGDINIPFDPEKFDSLYNKVTNYLGDKEIFARDAYACADDNYRLNIRVINEYPWSNQFAFNMFLRVNDSELENFQEDWLVVNAPGFKADPSVDGTRQENFAILNFKKKIALIGGTGYTGEIKKGIFSALNFVLPVYKNTLPMHCSANVGEDGDTAIFFGLSGTGKTTLSADPERKLIGDDEHGWTKENTIFNFEGGCYAKVINLSEENEPDIYHAIKPGAILENVVLNDNGDVDFSDTSITQNTRVSYPIYHIDNIQEPSIGENPKNIFFLTADAFGVLPPISKLTPGQAAYHFISGYTAKVAGTEAGVDEPVPSFSACFGAPFMPLHPTKYAEMLSRKMKDAGVNVWLVNTGWTGGPYGVGNRMKLKYTREMISSALEGKLDGVEFENHQIFGLSMPKTCEGVPAEVLNPKNTWADKEAYDKKAKELSSFFKQNFSKFEEYANEEIMKGAPVD from the coding sequence ATGGTCGATAACACCCAAATTACGAAAACGATTTCGTTAGAGGATTACGGGATCAAAAATGCCAGAGTACATTATCAACTATCTCCAGAGGAACTTCAGAAGAAAACTATCGCATTAGGACAGGGAGTAGAGAGCTCATTTGGAGCACTTGCTGTTAATACTGGTGAGTTTACAGGAAGATCTCCAAAGGACAGATTCATTGTAAAAGATGAGATCACAGAAGATAAAGTATGGTGGGGAGATATTAACATCCCGTTTGATCCGGAAAAATTTGATTCTCTTTATAATAAGGTAACAAACTACCTTGGAGATAAAGAGATCTTTGCTCGCGATGCCTACGCTTGTGCAGACGATAATTATCGTTTAAACATTAGGGTGATTAATGAGTATCCATGGTCAAACCAATTTGCTTTCAATATGTTCTTGAGGGTAAATGATTCAGAACTTGAAAACTTTCAGGAAGACTGGCTGGTGGTAAATGCACCTGGATTCAAAGCAGATCCATCAGTAGATGGAACCAGACAGGAAAACTTTGCTATTCTTAATTTTAAGAAGAAAATCGCGCTAATTGGAGGAACCGGTTACACAGGGGAAATCAAAAAAGGGATTTTTTCAGCGCTTAACTTTGTATTACCTGTTTACAAGAATACTCTACCAATGCACTGTTCTGCAAATGTTGGAGAAGACGGCGATACTGCTATATTCTTCGGACTTTCAGGAACAGGGAAGACAACACTTTCAGCAGATCCGGAAAGAAAACTTATCGGAGATGATGAGCATGGTTGGACAAAGGAGAACACGATTTTCAATTTTGAAGGTGGATGTTATGCAAAAGTGATCAACCTTTCTGAAGAAAACGAACCAGATATTTACCATGCGATCAAGCCTGGAGCTATCCTGGAGAATGTCGTTCTTAATGACAACGGAGATGTGGATTTTAGCGATACTTCAATCACGCAGAATACGCGGGTAAGTTATCCTATTTATCATATTGACAATATCCAGGAACCGTCTATTGGAGAGAATCCTAAGAATATATTTTTCCTTACAGCAGATGCATTTGGAGTATTGCCTCCAATTAGTAAGCTTACACCAGGACAGGCGGCTTATCACTTTATAAGCGGATATACTGCAAAGGTTGCTGGTACTGAAGCTGGGGTAGATGAGCCTGTACCAAGTTTTTCTGCTTGTTTCGGCGCTCCTTTCATGCCGTTGCATCCTACGAAATATGCAGAAATGCTAAGTCGTAAAATGAAAGATGCAGGGGTTAACGTATGGCTTGTGAATACGGGCTGGACCGGTGGACCTTACGGAGTAGGAAATCGAATGAAATTAAAATATACTCGTGAAATGATAAGTTCTGCGCTTGAAGGAAAACTTGACGGAGTGGAATTTGAAAATCACCAGATTTTTGGATTGAGTATGCCTAAAACTTGCGAAGGAGTTCCGGCAGAAGTCTTGAATCCAAAAAACACATGGGCAGATAAAGAGGCTTATGATAAAAAAGCAAAAGAGCTTTCAAGTTTCTTCAAGCAGAATTTCTCCAAGTTCGAGGAGTATGCAAATGAAGAAATTATGAAGGGAGCTCCTGTAGATTAG
- the tyrS gene encoding tyrosine--tRNA ligase, with the protein MEKNFVKELTWRGMLHDTMPGTEEHLMEEMRAAYVGIDPTADSLHIGHLVGVMMLRHFQLAGHKPYALVGGATGMIGDPSGKSTERNLLDEKTLRHNQNSLKEQLSRFLDFDSEHDNAAVLVNNYDWMKDFSFLEFIRDVGKHITVNYMMSKDSVKKRLSSESSVGMSFTEFTYQLVQGYDFLHLYRENDCTLQMGGSDQWGNITTGTELIRRIGDGKGYALTCPLITKADGTKFGKTEGGNIWLDKERTSPYKFYQYWLNTSDEDAEKYIKIFTFLSKEEIDSLIAEHKEAPHKRELQKELGKQVTTMVHSEEDYNNALAASEVLFGKSTAADFRKLDEATFLDIFEGVPQADIAMTEIENGLDMIAALAAQTNFLKSNGEARRALKENSVAVNKEKVKEDYTITKDDLINNKYVILNKGKKNTYIIRAI; encoded by the coding sequence ATGGAGAAGAATTTCGTAAAAGAACTTACCTGGAGAGGGATGTTGCACGACACCATGCCTGGAACCGAGGAACATTTAATGGAAGAAATGCGTGCGGCTTACGTAGGGATAGATCCAACGGCAGATTCGTTGCATATTGGTCACCTTGTGGGAGTCATGATGTTACGCCATTTTCAACTTGCGGGGCATAAGCCTTATGCGTTAGTTGGTGGTGCTACCGGAATGATCGGGGATCCATCGGGGAAGTCGACTGAACGTAATTTGCTAGATGAAAAAACTTTACGTCATAATCAGAATTCATTGAAAGAACAACTTTCGAGGTTTCTTGATTTTGATTCTGAACATGATAATGCTGCAGTTCTGGTAAACAATTACGATTGGATGAAGGATTTCTCATTCCTTGAATTTATCAGGGATGTAGGGAAGCATATTACCGTGAACTATATGATGTCTAAAGATTCAGTTAAGAAAAGACTTTCTTCTGAATCTTCTGTAGGAATGTCTTTTACTGAATTTACTTACCAGCTGGTACAGGGTTATGATTTCCTGCATTTATACAGAGAAAACGACTGTACGCTGCAAATGGGTGGAAGCGATCAATGGGGGAATATCACTACGGGAACGGAGCTTATTCGCCGAATTGGAGATGGGAAAGGTTATGCCTTGACCTGTCCTTTGATCACCAAGGCTGATGGAACTAAATTCGGGAAGACAGAAGGTGGAAATATCTGGCTTGATAAAGAGAGAACTTCTCCATACAAATTCTACCAGTACTGGTTGAATACCAGTGATGAAGATGCTGAAAAATACATCAAGATCTTTACATTTTTGTCTAAAGAAGAGATCGATTCTTTAATTGCTGAACATAAGGAAGCTCCACACAAACGTGAGCTACAGAAGGAACTTGGAAAACAGGTGACAACAATGGTACATTCAGAAGAAGATTATAATAATGCACTTGCTGCTTCTGAAGTTCTCTTCGGAAAAAGTACAGCAGCCGACTTTAGAAAGCTTGATGAAGCGACCTTTCTGGATATCTTCGAAGGCGTGCCGCAAGCTGATATCGCGATGACTGAAATTGAGAACGGACTCGACATGATCGCTGCTCTGGCTGCTCAAACCAACTTTCTGAAGTCGAATGGAGAAGCCAGAAGAGCACTAAAAGAAAATTCGGTAGCAGTAAATAAGGAGAAAGTAAAGGAAGATTATACGATCACTAAAGATGATCTTATCAATAACAAATATGTTATTTTAAATAAAGGAAAGAAGAATACTTATATCATTAGAGCGATTTAA
- a CDS encoding NAD-dependent epimerase/dehydratase family protein, which yields MILVTGGTGLVGAHLLYELARAGEKIRAIHRENSDLNKVLEVFSFYSEAEEAKKLFHQIEWNVADLNNIPQLTEVFVDVQQVYHSAALVSFDPADEKELRKVNIEGTANIVNLCISCRVHKLCFVSSIAALGNITNADKIDETGKWNPEGKHNHYAISKYGAEIEVWRGTQEGVNAIIVNPGVIIGAGFWNSGSGKIFKKIDSGLSYYFPKVTGFVGVQDVVKSMIILMNSEKVNEQYVLVSENISFKQVFEWAANALNKTKPKRKLQKWMIALGWFFQKIGSIFGRKRSITYETINSLHEESYYDNSKITQEMNYQFEPMESVVKRTTGNYKN from the coding sequence ATGATACTTGTTACTGGTGGTACGGGATTGGTAGGCGCTCATTTACTATATGAACTGGCGCGTGCTGGTGAAAAAATTCGTGCTATTCATCGTGAGAATAGCGATTTGAATAAGGTTCTCGAAGTTTTTTCTTTTTATTCTGAAGCTGAAGAAGCAAAGAAACTATTTCATCAAATTGAATGGAATGTAGCCGATCTTAATAATATCCCACAACTTACTGAAGTATTTGTAGATGTGCAGCAAGTATATCACTCGGCAGCCCTGGTATCTTTTGACCCTGCAGATGAGAAAGAATTACGAAAAGTCAATATTGAAGGCACAGCAAATATTGTCAACCTATGCATTTCCTGTAGAGTGCATAAATTATGTTTTGTGAGTAGTATCGCTGCTTTGGGCAACATCACGAATGCAGACAAAATAGATGAAACCGGTAAATGGAATCCGGAAGGGAAACACAACCATTATGCTATTTCCAAATATGGAGCAGAAATAGAAGTATGGCGTGGAACTCAGGAAGGTGTCAATGCCATTATTGTGAATCCCGGGGTGATCATTGGTGCTGGTTTCTGGAATTCGGGTTCTGGCAAAATATTTAAAAAGATAGATTCCGGATTATCCTATTATTTCCCCAAAGTCACCGGATTTGTAGGAGTACAGGATGTTGTGAAGTCTATGATTATTTTAATGAATTCTGAAAAGGTGAATGAACAGTATGTACTGGTTTCAGAAAATATTTCATTTAAGCAAGTTTTTGAGTGGGCTGCAAATGCACTGAATAAGACGAAACCTAAACGAAAACTTCAGAAATGGATGATCGCGTTAGGATGGTTCTTTCAAAAGATTGGAAGTATTTTCGGAAGAAAAAGATCTATCACTTATGAAACTATCAATAGTCTGCACGAAGAAAGCTACTACGATAATTCCAAGATCACCCAGGAAATGAATTATCAATTCGAGCCTATGGAAAGTGTTGTCAAACGAACTACCGGTAATTATAAGAACTAG
- a CDS encoding DUF423 domain-containing protein, with amino-acid sequence MQTNRKFLVTGAIFGLIAVILGAFAAHGLKETLSEASLNSFETGVRFQMYHAFLMLILGIIITEKDNKLLFYLFLFGTILFSGSIYFLSTSAVTGVDFSAIALVTPIGGGLLIVGWFLIVLKFIKLKNK; translated from the coding sequence ATGCAGACAAACAGGAAATTCTTAGTAACCGGAGCCATTTTTGGATTGATTGCTGTGATCCTTGGAGCTTTTGCAGCACATGGTTTGAAAGAAACACTTTCAGAAGCTTCTCTAAATAGTTTTGAAACGGGAGTTAGATTCCAGATGTACCATGCTTTTCTAATGTTGATCCTCGGGATTATTATTACTGAAAAAGATAACAAGCTATTATTTTACCTTTTCCTATTCGGTACCATATTATTTTCAGGATCTATCTATTTCCTATCTACATCGGCGGTTACAGGAGTAGACTTCTCAGCAATAGCATTAGTTACCCCAATTGGTGGAGGACTTTTAATTGTAGGCTGGTTCTTAATAGTCCTGAAATTCATAAAGTTAAAAAACAAATAA
- a CDS encoding uroporphyrinogen-III synthase, protein MKVKTILVSQPEPKVENSPYFELEEKQKVKIDFIPFIHVEGVPSKEVRQQKIDLANYTAIILTSRNAVDHFFRIAEEMRFKVPDSLKYFCLSEAVAYYLQKYVVYRKRKIYVGKRTFAELAPLIKKYKNEKFLLPSSDMLKPDVPKTLNKLGVEWKKAVFYRTVVSDLSDLKDVTYDILVFFSPSGIKSLFENFPDFKQNNTRIAVFGNTTIKAAKEHGLTADIKAPTPETPSMTMAISKYINEVNKK, encoded by the coding sequence ATGAAAGTGAAAACAATTTTGGTTTCCCAGCCCGAACCTAAGGTAGAAAACTCTCCTTATTTTGAGCTGGAAGAAAAACAGAAAGTTAAAATTGATTTCATCCCCTTTATTCATGTTGAAGGCGTTCCCAGTAAGGAAGTTAGACAACAAAAAATTGATCTTGCCAACTACACCGCGATCATTTTAACCAGCCGTAATGCTGTAGATCACTTCTTCAGGATTGCGGAGGAAATGAGATTCAAGGTGCCAGATTCCTTGAAATACTTCTGTCTAAGTGAAGCCGTTGCTTATTACCTTCAGAAATATGTGGTCTATCGTAAACGTAAGATCTACGTAGGTAAAAGAACGTTTGCAGAGCTTGCTCCGCTTATTAAGAAATATAAGAACGAGAAGTTCTTACTTCCTTCTTCAGATATGCTGAAGCCAGATGTTCCAAAGACATTAAATAAACTTGGAGTAGAATGGAAAAAAGCAGTTTTTTACCGAACTGTAGTGAGTGACCTTTCAGACCTGAAAGATGTAACTTATGATATTCTTGTATTCTTTAGTCCTAGCGGAATTAAATCTCTTTTTGAGAACTTTCCAGACTTTAAGCAGAATAATACACGTATCGCTGTATTTGGAAACACAACTATAAAGGCAGCTAAGGAACATGGTCTAACAGCAGATATCAAAGCTCCTACTCCGGAAACTCCGAGTATGACCATGGCAATTAGCAAATACATTAACGAAGTGAATAAGAAGTAA